A single window of Paenibacillus sp. SYP-B4298 DNA harbors:
- the ehuC gene encoding ectoine/hydroxyectoine ABC transporter permease subunit EhuC, whose product MWLEWLPLMGEGLLVTIQVTALGAIVSLVCALAAGLCLMSRHALVKGLAYVYVQFFRGVSLLVLLFWMYFVLPFLGIELSKLTAAVLAIGLNYGAFGAEIVRSSIKAVPRGQWEAATALNFTPAQRMLRVVFPQALIRMLPPMNNLMIELLKATSLIYFITLTDLTYQAMILRSLYLPQTAQLFGLLLVLYFILASLISLLARLLERKLAAGRM is encoded by the coding sequence ATGTGGCTGGAATGGCTGCCCCTGATGGGGGAGGGGCTGCTGGTTACGATACAGGTGACCGCGCTTGGCGCCATCGTGTCCCTGGTCTGTGCGCTGGCAGCCGGATTATGCCTGATGTCGAGGCATGCTCTGGTGAAGGGGCTCGCTTATGTGTATGTGCAGTTTTTTAGAGGCGTATCGCTGCTCGTCTTGTTGTTCTGGATGTATTTTGTTCTACCGTTTCTCGGCATCGAGCTATCCAAGCTGACTGCGGCTGTGCTGGCGATCGGCTTGAATTATGGCGCCTTCGGCGCCGAGATTGTAAGAAGCTCCATTAAGGCTGTACCTCGCGGGCAATGGGAGGCGGCTACCGCGCTTAATTTTACACCTGCGCAGCGGATGCTCAGAGTTGTATTTCCCCAGGCTCTGATTCGGATGCTCCCGCCCATGAATAATTTGATGATTGAGCTGCTCAAGGCGACTTCGTTAATCTACTTTATTACTCTGACGGACCTGACTTATCAGGCAATGATTCTGCGCAGCCTGTACCTTCCGCAAACTGCACAACTTTTTGGCTTGCTGCTTGTTCTGTACTTCATCCTGGCATCGTTGATCTCGCTGCTCGCTCGTCTGCTGGAACGGAAGCTGGCGGCAGGAAGGATGTGA
- the ehuB gene encoding ectoine/hydroxyectoine ABC transporter substrate-binding protein EhuB — protein sequence MRKGWLLMLTAVLLFTTACGANGEMGTKGTGAGGEAGQSTLAKAREQGYITVGFANENPYAYKEADGTLTGEAVEIARVILQRLGIEEMRGELTEFGGLIGGLQAGRFDMITAGMFINENRCMQVAFANPEYSIGEAIAVQKGNPLQLRSYEDIASSGAKVAVMTGALEIEYLEKSGVADSQIVIVPDQDAAVNALQAGRADVITMTDPALRSRLEAAQDDKLERVEAFEQPVIDGSSVRGYGASAFRQADTEFVEAFNDELAKLKQSGELLEILERFGFSEAELPGEMTAAELCG from the coding sequence ATGAGAAAGGGATGGCTCCTCATGCTGACGGCCGTGCTGCTGTTCACCACAGCATGTGGAGCAAATGGCGAGATGGGGACGAAAGGAACCGGAGCGGGCGGTGAAGCGGGGCAGAGCACGCTTGCCAAGGCCAGGGAGCAGGGGTACATAACGGTTGGATTTGCTAATGAGAACCCTTATGCCTACAAGGAGGCGGATGGTACGTTGACCGGCGAGGCGGTGGAGATTGCCCGTGTCATTCTGCAGCGTCTCGGGATTGAGGAGATGCGCGGAGAGCTGACGGAATTCGGGGGATTGATCGGTGGGCTGCAAGCCGGACGCTTCGATATGATTACAGCGGGCATGTTTATTAACGAGAATCGCTGCATGCAAGTGGCCTTTGCCAACCCGGAATACAGCATCGGTGAAGCGATTGCAGTCCAGAAGGGCAATCCGCTTCAGCTTCGCAGCTATGAGGACATTGCAAGCAGTGGCGCCAAGGTGGCTGTGATGACTGGGGCATTGGAGATTGAATATCTCGAGAAATCTGGTGTGGCGGATAGTCAGATCGTCATCGTTCCCGACCAGGATGCGGCGGTGAATGCGCTGCAGGCGGGAAGAGCTGACGTCATCACGATGACCGATCCTGCGCTTCGCTCCAGACTTGAAGCGGCACAGGACGATAAGCTGGAGCGGGTCGAAGCGTTCGAGCAGCCGGTTATTGACGGCAGCAGCGTCCGTGGCTATGGAGCTTCTGCATTCCGCCAGGCAGATACCGAATTTGTCGAGGCATTCAATGATGAGCTGGCGAAGCTGAAGCAATCTGGGGAGCTGCTGGAGATTCTGGAGCGGTTCGGCTTCTCGGAAGCGGAGCTGCCTGGCGAGATGACAGCAGCAGAGCTGTGTGGTTAA
- the ehuA gene encoding ectoine/hydroxyectoine ABC transporter ATP-binding protein EhuA, with protein sequence MRDAAPALPVVSYRKVTKRYGELEVLHGIDLDIAAGEKVALIGPSGSGKTTIGRMLMTLEEPTSGMIEVEGEPLWHMERKGKLVRANEQHLHRMRSRIGMIFQHFNLFPHMKVLRNVTEAPRKVLGLDKEEAHERAVEMLCKVGLEDKLDVYPSKLSGGQKQRVAIARALVMRPKVMVFDEVTSALDPELVGEVLSVIREIAEEGEMAMMLITHEMDFAREVADRVIFKADGRIVEEGKPEDIFERPQSERLRAFLNL encoded by the coding sequence ATGCGTGATGCAGCTCCTGCTCTGCCGGTGGTCTCCTACCGCAAGGTGACGAAGCGATATGGAGAGCTAGAGGTGCTGCATGGCATCGATCTGGACATCGCTGCCGGGGAGAAGGTGGCGCTGATCGGACCGAGCGGGTCAGGCAAGACGACGATCGGACGGATGCTGATGACGCTGGAGGAACCGACCTCAGGCATGATTGAGGTGGAGGGCGAGCCTCTGTGGCATATGGAGCGCAAGGGCAAGCTGGTGAGAGCCAATGAGCAGCATCTGCATCGGATGCGCAGCCGCATCGGTATGATCTTTCAGCACTTCAACCTGTTCCCGCATATGAAGGTGCTGCGCAATGTGACTGAGGCTCCGCGCAAGGTGCTCGGGCTGGATAAGGAGGAGGCTCATGAGCGAGCCGTTGAGATGCTGTGCAAGGTGGGGCTGGAGGATAAGCTGGATGTGTACCCCTCCAAGCTGTCCGGCGGGCAAAAGCAGCGGGTGGCAATCGCCAGAGCTCTCGTCATGCGTCCGAAGGTGATGGTATTCGACGAGGTGACCTCAGCGCTTGATCCCGAGCTTGTTGGCGAGGTGCTGTCGGTCATCCGGGAAATCGCGGAGGAGGGCGAGATGGCGATGATGCTAATAACGCACGAGATGGACTTTGCCAGGGAGGTCGCGGATCGGGTGATCTTCAAGGCAGACGGACGCATTGTTGAGGAGGGCAAGCCAGAGGACATCTTCGAGCGTCCGCAGAGCGAACGGCTGCGCGCCTTCCTCAACCTATAA
- the ehuD gene encoding ectoine/hydroxyectoine ABC transporter permease subunit EhuD, with translation MWDWSYALSILPKLLSALQVTIVATLASFAVACALGLILAMLARSRYAAIRMSINGISEFIRRTPLLVQIFFLFYSIPLLTGISLPALTVGIIGLGLHYSTYLSQVYRSGIDNIDAGQWEAARALNFTPSRTWTSVILPQALPPIIPIMGNYLIVMFKETPLLAAITVVELLTTAKNINARDWRPFEPYTLVGILFLIISMAVAVLVGLLEQRMKRRYSR, from the coding sequence ATGTGGGATTGGAGCTATGCCCTCTCTATTTTGCCCAAGCTGCTATCTGCCTTGCAGGTGACGATTGTCGCCACACTGGCAAGCTTTGCCGTAGCGTGCGCGCTTGGCTTAATCCTGGCGATGCTGGCTCGCTCTCGATATGCCGCCATCAGGATGAGCATCAACGGAATATCCGAGTTTATTCGCCGGACACCGCTGCTCGTACAGATTTTCTTCTTGTTCTACAGTATACCGCTGCTTACCGGCATATCCTTGCCCGCATTAACGGTAGGCATTATCGGTCTGGGCCTTCACTACAGCACCTATCTATCCCAAGTATACCGATCAGGTATAGATAATATTGATGCTGGTCAATGGGAAGCGGCACGAGCGCTTAATTTCACGCCGTCTCGCACCTGGACATCGGTCATTCTGCCGCAGGCGCTGCCGCCGATTATTCCGATTATGGGCAATTATCTGATTGTGATGTTCAAGGAAACCCCGTTGCTGGCGGCGATTACTGTCGTAGAGCTGCTTACTACGGCCAAAAACATCAATGCCCGCGATTGGCGTCCGTTCGAGCCGTACACCTTGGTCGGGATCCTCTTCCTGATCATCAGTATGGCGGTCGCAGTGCTGGTCGGGCTGCTGGAGCAGCGGATGAAGCGGCGCTACAGCCGCTGA
- the ectA gene encoding diaminobutyrate acetyltransferase, giving the protein MKVAITLRNYNCKINLKSGERSNMLHTEVSQLILRKPRKQDGAAVWELIDRAGTLDLNSIYCYMLLCDLYRDTCIVAERDGRLLGFVSALRPPQKAHHLFIWQVAVDPSRRGQGLGTAMVTRLLEQVRKQQDVRYIEATISPSNTASRRLFEAVARSYGSVCSYDGERGYPEGLFPSSQPHEAEPLVTIGPIR; this is encoded by the coding sequence ATGAAGGTAGCTATCACGCTGAGAAATTATAACTGCAAGATCAATCTGAAGAGTGGGGAGCGATCCAACATGCTGCACACCGAAGTAAGTCAACTTATTTTGCGGAAGCCGCGTAAGCAGGACGGGGCGGCGGTATGGGAGCTGATCGACAGGGCAGGGACACTGGATCTGAACTCCATCTACTGCTATATGCTGCTGTGCGATCTATATCGCGATACATGTATCGTGGCAGAGCGGGACGGGCGTCTGCTCGGGTTCGTCTCTGCACTGCGGCCGCCGCAGAAGGCGCATCATCTGTTCATCTGGCAGGTTGCGGTTGACCCGTCAAGGCGCGGTCAGGGGCTCGGAACGGCGATGGTGACCCGCTTGCTGGAGCAGGTGCGCAAGCAACAGGATGTTCGCTATATAGAGGCTACCATCAGCCCATCCAATACGGCCTCACGCCGCTTGTTCGAGGCGGTAGCTCGCAGCTATGGGAGTGTGTGCTCCTACGATGGGGAGCGGGGATACCCGGAAGGGTTGTTTCCGTCCTCGCAGCCGCATGAAGCCGAGCCGCTTGTGACGATTGGCCCGATACGATAA